CTATTTCACACTTGTATGCAGATTCATGAATATAGCGTGGTTTTCTATCTGCAACCTATATATATTATCCTGAACGACACATGTTGATGCTAAACAGGTTACTGCCCAAAGTCTTCGCCACCACGTCCGAAAATGCAAACATGTGTCACCACTGTGcattgaaaaaaaaatcaagattcCGTGCCAGTTTGAAATTGTAATTTTGCTAAAGATATCCAGAGCATTGTTTGAAATAGGAAACATTGAGGATTGAAAATCGGTTCAAATCGTATCTAATGCATGCTATACGTATAATTTACTGATCCTGCAAGCTGCATATTGTGCAAGGTATCAGTAATACATTTCAGTGAAGTAAATCGTAAGAGCACTGCTTTGGAAAACATCTTCATGTTTTCTATTTCCAATGCACAGCAGCTCCTGTAGTCAATCACAATGAATTAATTCAGGAAAAAATAAATCGTTTTAACATCGGGAAGGGATTGCAATGACTGCTGAAACCAGCGCCCGTTGCTGCGCATCACGTGGCCAGAATCGACCTATCAGGTTTCAGTCGGCCAGTGCACACTCTAATCAGTGAAAATAAGCACCTCTTCTCACTCCCGAGGCTGCTTTTATAAAGCAGTACTTAGTTTGCAGTGGCTCGTGATATGACAGCTTCTTTTCTTTCAGCCCCTTGGAGGACTGATACAATCAGGTACCTACACAGCAGAAACAACACAGCTAACTCGGAGATGGAAGGACTGGGAGGGAACGTCCCTTCAAATCAATGCAGGAATTTTCTGTCTCCCTCTGCATTTGGAGCTCATCACAACTCATTATCTTCGGCACCCGCTTACTCCGTCGGAGATCGAACGCATTCTGTCATTTCTGAATCTGCTAAGCAATGCAGCCCATGCCCAGCTCCGACAAGCCCTCCAAACCCAGCGATCAGTTACGGCTATCATTTTGGAAGCAGCTATTACAGTTGTCGTAATGTTGGCATCCAGCAAACTGGACTGAAATCTGGTGCGCATGCATCCCTAGCCGGTTATCCAGTGGACAAATACATGGACGTTTCGGGTTTGACTAATACCCCTGTCCCCACTGACGAGGTGTCATCCAGGGCAAAGGAATTTGCATTTTATCAGAGTTATCCCAATCCATACCAGCGGGTCTCTGGTTATTTGGACGTTCCAGTAGTCCCTACAATAAGCGGGCACGGAGAACCAAGGCATGAAGCCTTAATTTCCATGGAGGGCTATCAGCCTTGGTCATTTGCTAATGGCTGGAACGGTCAAGTGTATTGTCCTAAAGATCAGACACAGACTCCACATTTTTGGAAATCTCCTCTTTCAGGTATTATGAAATAATTTTCACTGAAAAAAAGTTACAATTATTTTAAATGCAAAGGAAATAAAATAACTCCACTTGGGTTGCTTTAATATTGTCTGGCATTCGCtaggttttaaaaaataatatatttCAAACGAATAGTACCTGGAACACACAACAACCATATATGTGAATTGACGCGCTGGGATGTGGGATTGACCATATGACTAAATGTCTCTAATGAGTTGCTAAAAGTACGTTTCGATAGCCGAAAGAGTGGGATGGCAATATTTGgtttatttttatatttttaaCATTCCTTGAAGTGCTACTGCTTGAAGTTAAATGTTCTTCTAACTTGCATGTTCCCCCTCAGGAGATGTGATGCACAATCAAACTGATATAAACATCTACAGGCGAGGGAGGAAAAAAAGAGTTCCTTACACGAAAACCCAGCTTAAAGAACTCGAGCGAGAATACGCCACAAACAAATTCATAACCAAGGAGAAAAGGCGAAGGATATCAACAACCACCAACCTGACCGAGAGACAAGTTACTATCTGGTTTCAGAACAGAAGAGTTAAGGAGAAGAAAGTGGTTTCCAAAGTCAAAGAAAATATACCTTGATCCGGCAGTGATCAGTAACCAGTATTCGCTCATTGTAAATTACATGTGATGGTTGTCCTTTTAGTAAAGGAAACTAAATGAAAGTGGGAGACGTTGAAGATACATCTTCGGATTTACAAAGATAACATCTTAAACTGACAATTTCCACAAAATGTTTGTGCGAAACTTTGCTTTAAAAAAACTTGTTCTGACTTCATTTACCACCTTCAAAGAAATAAGGCACTCTTGAAAGGGTTGAACAGCTTGACGTTCACATACTtgtattgtgttaccgtgctggatTATTTTCACGAGTGACATTGCAAACACTGCTGCAAACTAATGCTTCGTTCAGTTTTCAGTACATTTGTCGAGTGTTCAGCTGAGCTACTGGAGGGTTTGCAATGTGCAGATAAAATGGCGACTACAACTGATAACATATTTAAACACAAAAGTTGACATTAAATGGAACGTATTTATAGCTTTCTTAATGCAAAGCGATTTTTATTTAACATTTAAGTTTTCAGCAGTGCTTTGCAAAAGGTGCAATGGCTGCATTGCGAGTGGGTTCAAACGCTAATCATATACACTAGCAACAAAATCCATTCTGTTGCAAATGATCGAAAATATATTGCTAAAATACCATTTTAAGTCAGTGCCAGTTAGAAATTAAATATGAGTGGGATAGTTACAGATTGACTGCGGTACAATTTCATAAGATATTTTATCCTATTAATCGGCAGCGAATTTACAATcattttcataataaattatttagccTAGATACTGAAAAGACTTTCCTTTTCctcactgaatgttctatgttgtCCTCAGTAAATGTAAACATTACACTTAAATTCAGTCTCAAGTGAAATGCTCGTCAAATCTAAAATGTCCTTAAAAGTTATGAGTCAAAATATGAAAATCTATGTTTCTGCAGTTTGAATCTTTTGTTCATTTAAAGCTGTATTTTCAAAAGAAACGCTAATATATTTGAAAGCCCCTTGGTCGTTTTGAATGCGGTGCCTTTAATTGAAACTTTTACAGCTGTTTTCTAATTAGTAACTTGTTGCGCTGCATACTTACTCCATTATTGTAATCATGATAACTATACGAGTAAAATACTGGATACGTTCGGCATTATTTCTATGTTTTATGTACATTTTTAACGCAAGCATTTGCTCATTTTGTCCATCAATTTCTTTCCCAGGATGAGTTAACTATGAACTCGCATGGTTTTCTTTGATTTATGCCGTGTACAATATTAAAACAAATCACACTTTGACTGTCTTCAAGTTTTATCTGTCCTGTAAATGAATCCAGATTTTTGGATTTTGTCACGACGCCATATTTTCTATTAAGCTAAGCAACATTTATACGAATGTTTCTCTAATTTACAAATGGACATAAGTCACCATTTGTGCTGCGGTATTGGGGACGGCGGATAAAAGCTTCGGAACGACGAAGGCATAAGTAGGGATGATTGTATTAGCAAACTATAAGGAGCTGGAAATGATGAGTgtcaaatacatcatttcaaaaaaaTTTAACGATACCTTATGTTCACAATGCTTCCAGTATTCACTTGCTGCGCATCTTgtaaatataaaatcaaactgtttGAAACATGTGCTCTTTGCAGGCTGCTGTGTTTTGAAATAACCCGTGGGTAGGCCAATTTGAAAGCAGAGAATGGTTCATGTAGTGAGTTCAATTTTAAAGATGGTCTTAGCCACTGGAATCTGGCGTTAAAAAGTGCCAGGTTGCACGCCATTATCCCATTTGTCGATGTAGCGGTCATTTCAAGATGGGGGCTGTGCTCATTTCGCGTAACAATTCCAATCATTTGTCAGGATTGCCACGCAAAATTACTGGTAGGTAAATAAACTGCTTGGCACAATGTTAAAGTTAGTTATCCGAatgaacaactttgaagagatgcaCGACAACATATGTGCCTCCGACAACTTGTTGGATTATTAATGCAATTAAACGCGTAAACAATCGAATTAATGTTTAGAAATCTTCAACTTAAATGAATCATTTGGTGAGCAACCTTGCAATCTCGGCACAGATGTTTAAACACCAATTGTATCATCCCTGTCGGCGACGCTGTGTAATTAAAACACAACATGGTGATGTGAATAGCATGTTCataacagagtgaatggagccttttGAAGGTGTAGAGGGTTAGCAAGTGAGGAGAGCCATCAGTCCCCCTGTTTAAAATAGAAATATTGAGTGATGAAGTTTAGAATTAAGCTAAGTGCGATTGCCGGCATTTATATGAGCATGACCTTAGTAGGTGATAATACTCCTGACCCTGTCATCTATATTTACCATCTGCTAACACTTTCCAACCATATTCATGTGCATTGGGATAAGCAATCTTCGTCAACCTCAGAAGAAAAGGGAAAAGTATCTTGGTTCAGTAAGTTAATTAAAACTTCGTATTCTGTCATATTTAACACGTGCATGCCGATTGCCTGATTTTGTTTTTTCATTAAGTTTGTCAGAGCTCGGTGATTTCAAGGTACGTTTTTTGAAGGACGTTCAGCGATCTGACGTCAAATTTCTATTTACCATTGACCTTGACTATCGTTATGGTCTTTGACCTTGACTTTATTTAGCATCATGAATAATAAGGACTACCCTGATCGCAGAGCCAGTCCGCCATCTACTGGTCAATCCGCCATAAAACATGATGCAACATAACAGTACAACTAAAACGCGGGCCACAACAAGATGGTCGTTCGTACTTTACGCTGCAAACCAGTGTCAAAAGTACTAATTAGGCCGATATTTTTTTCTTTCAAGATCTTATTTGAAAGGCTGCAATAGCGGCTTAGGCAGCAGCCTTGCGTGTTTTTCAAGAAAAGCGCGCGAAAAGTAAGTAGTTCAACTAAAGCGACGTAAAGTTTGCAAATGCCGGTGTTCAATTTGTTAATTATCTGGGGGTTAACATTTTTGCATCAATTCAATTTAGTGTATTTTCCCGAATTTATGAAACAAGTTGTAGTTTCTACATATTATCCTGTTTTGTGTTCACATCCCGGATAACCAAGCACAGCCCGGCATTGATGTTATATTGTAAACAAAAGAATCTAGGTGAATGAGTCTTGCTACTGGTTTCTGTGACGTGTATAACACAGAATGTTTTGGATTGTAGTTTTATTCAGTAGATTATGATAGAATTTCACAAACTGCGTTGAAATAATGATGGTGATCGAATGAGTGAGGAAAAAAAATCAGGAACAATAAAGCAGCGTTTGTCCTGGGAGCTGGAAAGTATGGATTTTCAACCCAATTTGCGACCTTTGTTACAATAGTTCTAATGAAAACCTCAGTTTATCCTGATGCGGTACTAGTTTTCTACCTGAGATGACTTTTCATTCGAAAGCACATTTTGCACTAAAACGAAGTTaacatttctaaaaaaa
This genomic window from Scyliorhinus torazame isolate Kashiwa2021f chromosome 2, sScyTor2.1, whole genome shotgun sequence contains:
- the LOC140391816 gene encoding homeobox protein Hox-D13; the protein is MEGLGGNVPSNQCRNFLSPSAFGAHHNSLSSAPAYSVGDRTHSVISESAKQCSPCPAPTSPPNPAISYGYHFGSSYYSCRNVGIQQTGLKSGAHASLAGYPVDKYMDVSGLTNTPVPTDEVSSRAKEFAFYQSYPNPYQRVSGYLDVPVVPTISGHGEPRHEALISMEGYQPWSFANGWNGQVYCPKDQTQTPHFWKSPLSGDVMHNQTDINIYRRGRKKRVPYTKTQLKELEREYATNKFITKEKRRRISTTTNLTERQVTIWFQNRRVKEKKVVSKVKENIP